The sequence AAAGAAGAGATTATTTTTACATCTGGAGGGACAGAAAGCAATAACTTAGCAATATTGGGAGTTGCAAATGCTTATAAGCGATATGGGAACAAAATTATTACAACAAATATTGAACATAGTTCTGTTAAGGAAACAATGAAATTTTTGTCAAAAAATGGATTTGAAATATATACTCTAAAGGTTGATAACAGAGGATATGTGGATTTGGATGAACTTACTGCAGCGATTGATGAAAATACAATTTTGGTTAGTATAATGCATGTAAATAATGAAATAGGCACGGTTCAAGATATTGCGGCAATTGGAAGTTTAATTAAACGATTGAATAAGAATACATTTTTTCATGTGGATGCAGTTCAGGGATTTGCCAAATATCCTATCTCTGTAAAACAAGCAAAGATTGACTTGCTAAGTGTATCTGCACATAAATTTTATGCACCAAAAGGAGTTGGATTCCTCTATAAAGGTGCAAATGTTAGAGTAAAAAATATAATATTTGGTGGAGGACAACAGAATAATTTGCGATCTGGAACTGAAAATGTGGCTGGAATTGCAGCTATGCAAATTTCTGCAGAAATCATGTTTAAAAAGTATAAAGATTGTCAAGACTCTATGTCAGAAAACAAAAAATATTTTGCAACTAAAATATTAGAAACGATTGAAAATACTAAGGTGAATGGTGATTTAGAAAATGGTGCATTCCATATTTTGAACGTAACTTTTGGAGGTGTTAAGGCAGAAGTGCTATTACATGCGTTAGAAGCAGAGGGAATATTTGTGTCTTCTGGATCTGCCTGCTCATCAAATTCAGTAAAAAAAGAAACCACATTGACTGCTATAGGTGAAAAAGAAGGTGCAATTAGATTTTCATTTGGAGTTGATACTTTAAGAGAAGATTTAGAATATGTATTAAAAGTTTTACAAAAACAAGTAAAAATATTAAAAAGAAATTAAAAAGTAATTTTTGTTGCTGCAGTTGCTTAGGAATAGGATGAATAACTCATGAAAAATGTTTTTTTAATAAAGTATGGTGAACTTGCCATAAAAGGTAAAAATAGGTATATGTTTGAGAATAGACTTTTAGAAACAGTGCGTAAAAATTTAAAAGTTTTGGGAGAATTTAGTGTAAAGAAAGAGCAAGGTAGACTTGTTGCTATACCTAATGATGATGACACAGTTGATGTAGCAATGGTGATCGAGAAATTACAACGAATTTTTGGTATTATTGGTATATGCTATGGAATACGAAAAGATGAATTAACAATGGAAGCGATAAAAGAATTGGCATTGTCTCATATGAAAAAGATATGCGATGAACAAGGATTCGTGACTTTTAAAGTAGAAACAAAACGTGCAGATAAGAGATTTCAACTTAAATCTATGGAAGTTAGCGCAGCAATTGGAGAATTTTTGCTAAATGAATTAGGTGATAGAGTAAAAGTAAATGTGAGAAATCCTCAAATATTGTTGATGGTTGAAATTCGCAACGGTGTTTATGTGTATTCGGCAACTAGTCCTGGAGTTGGCGGAATGCCTTATGGAACCAACGGAAAAGCAACGTTGCTATTGTCTGGAGGTATTGATAGTCCGGTTGCTGGATGGATGATTGCAAAACGAGGTGTAGAAATTAATGCGGTATATTTTCATAGCCCACCTTATACGTCAGAACGAGCTAAAGACAAAGTGATAGAACTTGCAAAGAAGTTGGCAATATATACTGGAGGAATTCGAGTTCATGTTATAAATTTTACTCAAATTCAGCTGGCAATACAAGAGCAATGCCCTATAAATCAGTTGACGATTATAATGAGACGAATTATGATGGAAGTGGCACAGCGCATAGCAGATAAAACGGGTTCTCAGGCGTTGATTACAGGAGAAAGTATTGGTCAGGTAGCAAGCCAGACGTTGCATAGTTTGGTTGTAACTAATGCTGCTGCAGATCGCCCTGTGTTTAGACCTTTGATAGGATTTGATAAACAAGAAATAATTAAGATAGCAGAAAGAATTGACACATTTAACACATCGATTTTACCATATGAAGATTGTTGCACAATATTTGTTCCTGAGCATCCAGAGACTAAGCCTAAACTTGAATATATTATGAAATCTGAAACTAAATTGATAAATATAGAAGAAATGATTACTCAGAGTGTAGAAAGCGTAGAAATTATAGATGTTTAACGAGATTGCACACGATTATATAACGCAATATATTAGAGCATTGGGAAGTGTAAGAACCGGAGTGATGTTGGAAATTGAACAAGAAATTGCAATGGAGAATGCGGGGTATCCAATTATTAAGCCTGAAGTTGCTAGTTTGATTACTGTATTGTTGGCAATGCAAAAACCGGAAAATGTTCTGGAAATTGGGACCAATGTAGGTTATTCTGCAATTCATATGGCAAAATCTTGTGCTGCGAAGATAAAAACTATAGAGAGAAATGAGAAAGTGGCCGCCATTGCAATAAATAATATCAAAAAAGAAGGACTACAAGATAGGATTTTTGTGATTGAAGGAGATGCATTAGATATTTTGCAAACTGTACAAACAGCAAAGTATGATGTAGTATTTATGGATTGTGCCAAAGGGCAATATATTAATTTATTAGAAAATTCCATACGAATATTAAAAACTGGAGGAATTTTAATTGCAGACAATGTATTACATGACGGAGTTGTTGCAAAGTCACGCTACAATATAGATAAAAAAAATCGAACAATTCAGAGACGATTGAAGGAATTTTTATGGGCAATAACGCATAACGAAAACTTAATTTCATCAGTTATTCCAATAGGTGATGGAGTTTCGATAAGCTATAAAAAATAGGGAGGTAACATGATTGAATTACTGGCCCCTGCAGGGTCGATGGAAACACTAATAGCTGCAGTAGAATATGGTGCAGATGCCATTTATATGGGTGGAGGATCTTATGGACTGCGTGCAAAGGCAAAGAATTTTACTAGTGAAGAAATGGTTACAGCAATAGAATATGCACATGCAAGAGGTGTAAAAGTGTATATCACTGCTAACATTTTTGCGCATAACAGTGATTTTGCACATCTGGAAGACTTTTTTAAATTTATAGAACGAGCAGGTGCGGATGCCATAATTGTAGCAGATCCTGGAGTGTTTAGTGTGGCTAAAAAAACTGTGCCAAATCTTGAAATTCATATATCAACTCAGGCAAATAATACGAATTATCATAGTGCAAATTTTTGGATTGAGCAGGGTGCAAGCAGAATTGTTGTTGCCAGAGAGCTCTCGTTTACAGAGATACGAGAAATTTATGAATACATTCCAAAAGATATACCGATAGAAGCATTTGTACACGGAGCTATGTGTATGGCTTATTCTGGAAGATGTTTGCTGAGTAACTATTTAGCAAAACGAGATGCAAACCATGGAGAGTGTGCGCAGCCATGTCGTTGGAATTATAATGTAGTAGAAGAAAAACGACCGAATGAATATATGCCGGTGGAAGAAGATGAGCGTGGAACTTATATATATAACTCACGAGATTTGTGTATGATTGAATATTTGCCAGAGCTTGTAGCAGCAGGAATACAGAGTTTTAAAATAGAAGGCAGAATGAAAACCCCATTGTATGTTGCAACGGTTACAAAGGCTTATAGAGAAGCAATTGATACGTATTTAAAATCACCAGAAGAATATGAAAAGAAAAAGGCATATTTTTTAGAGGAAGTGGGAAAAGCTAGTCATCGTGAATTTACAACAGGTTTTTATCATCATAAGACCACAGAAAATGATCAAACGTATACACATAATTCGTATGTTAGAAATTATGAGTTTAGTGGTATTTTAGTTGATTTTGATAAGGAAAACAAGATTGCGACGATTGAACAGCGACGAAAATTTTCAATAGGAGATACATTAGAAATTCTCTTGCCAAACGAACCGTTTCGTACATTTACGATTGATACAATGACGGATGAAGACGGTGTAGTAGTAGAATCAGCACCGCATCCACAGCAACATATAAAAGTAAAGTTGGATTTTGATATAACTGCACCAGCGATTTTTAGAAAATTAGATACGATTGAGTATAAATAAAACTATAACAAGAATATGTGGTAAAACTTGGAATTATGGAATTAACACTTGATATTATCGGAGGAAAATGGAAACCACTAATAATTTTTCATATTGGTAATAACCAAAAACTACGATATGGAGAATTAAAGCGCCTTGTCCTAGATATAAGTAAGTGAAAGAGTTTTGTCAAGAGAACTTCGTGAGCTTGAAAGCAAAGGAATTATAGTAAGAGATGAATTTAGAGATTAAAAATAGAAAACAAATAAATGAGCCATTGGCACTTATCCCATTTTTAAGTATGGAGAGTGTCTTGCCTCTTTTCATTTACCAACAATTTTTAAAAAATTAGATACGATTGAGTATAAATAAAATTATAACAAAGACATTGCAAAATACTTAAAAATAAAGTAAAATATTGGATATATTTAATGTAAAAGGGAGGCTTTTATAATGAATTTTAAAAAATATTTTAAGGTGTTTGGAGTAATGGCAATGACAGTTATGACTGCATCGACGAATGCAATAGAACTGAAACCAGAAGCAACAGACGCAGAGGTTGCAGCTCACTCGTTTAAATTAATCTCATTTGAAGCTGGTGAACCAGAACTTAAGATTACAACGAGTAAGGGGGCAGCTGGCAATGTATCATATGAATTTTCAGATGAGTATGTAACAGAAGGAGATGTATCGTTAAAAGTACGATATGAAGAAGGTTCTTCTGCAAATGTGGCTATAGCAAGAGCAGATGGTACGACTTGGGATTTTAGTGATGACAGAATGATTTTGGCATATGATGTTACAAACCCAAGTGATGTATCTGGAAGACTGGTAACAACTTTTAAATATAATGGAGGAAGCATATCGTACCAAAATTATGTGCCGGCCAATGCAACGAGAACAGTATATTGTGTATTAAATGAAGATCAATATAATATAGGTGCCGATACGTTGCCATCACCTGTGGGAGACGATGGAATTGTTATAGCAAAAGGATGGGGTGGAAGTAATTTTGATCCTTCGTCAATTTCATCAATTTCGCTTAGATATTCTTTGGACGATGTGGGGTATTACATATTTGACAATTTTAGAGTTGTGAAAAATCCATTACTAAATCCATCTATAACTTATGCAAACATCGTTGATGAATTTGGGCAATATACAAGGGCAGAGTGGGACAATAAAATACATTCTGAGGAAGAATTGCTTGCTGCAGCAGAAGCGGAAAGGATTCAAAATGATATCTGGATAGCAGAAAGTCTTGCACGTACGGATCGCTCCCAATATGGTGGATACAAAAATGAGGATTTGAGACAAGAAGCAACGGGACATTTTTATACTACCAAAATTGATGACAAATGGACATTGATCGATCCAGATGGATACCCTTTCTTCTCAACAGGATTCGGAATTGTTCGTAAAAATGGAATGGATACTTGGGTTTCGGGAAGAGAATATATGTATGATTTGCCAGAAAAAACGAGTAAACTTGGAGATCATTATTCAAGACTCAATAATACAATTCAGCCACCAGCTGGGTTTAAATCTGGCGAAGGATATAATCATTATGGAGCAAACCTTGAGCGTAAATTTGGTGATGATTGGCTAAAAGAATGGGCCAATGATGCAGTTCGTAGATTCGAAGCGTGGGGAATCACTTCGATTGGGGCATGGGCAGAGCCGAGTTTATTTTTTGGCAAAGGTTCAGAACACAAAACTCCATATACGGCATTTACCTGGACTACAAATAGTGCAAACGGTACACACGTAAGATTGTACGATACCGTTCCGGATGCGTTTGACCCTGAATTTGCTAAGTCTGCTAGAAAATCGATTATAGATCAAGCAGTTAAATATGGAATTGATGAGGATCCATATTGCTTTGGGTTGTATGTAGATAATGAGTATAAGTGGGGAAATAATATGTCAAATAATCCTCTGGTAAATGCGATATTTGATGATGATGTTGCAAATGCAAAAAGTTATGCGAAGCGTCATTTTGTAGAGGTGCTAGAGGAAAAATATGGTACAATTTCTGCACTTAATGTAGCATGGGGTAGTAAATTAGCTTCATTTGAAGAGTTAGGAAAGCCTTATAAAGGAAAGATTGCGGCAGAAGATGCGGGAATGATAGTAGGATTGCTTGCTGATAAATATTATTCGGTTATAGATGAAATCCTCAATGAATTATTGCCAGGAACTATGTATTTGGGATCTAGAAATACAGAATTTGGAACGCCGATTGAGGTAGTTAAAGCGGCCACAAAGTACGTTGATATATTGAGTTTCAATAATTATAATCCAGATGTTATTCGTGAAAATTTTAAAACGGAAGAATATGATATGCCAATGATGATTGGAGAGTTTAATTTTTCGTCTCAAGATGCTGGAGTTTTTGGAATGAATGGAACTACAGTTCAAACTCAGGAAGAAAGAGCAAAGTCGTATATTAAGTATGTAGAATCTGCATTAACAAGTGGCGATTTTGTAGGTGTGCATTGGTTCCAATATTATGATAAGCCAATTTTGGGACGTTCTTGGGATGGTGAAAACACTAGCACTGGATTTGTAAATGGTACGGACCAACCATATGAAAAATTAGTAGAAGCATCAAGGTATTTGTATGATACAATGTATGAAACAATGTTTAATCACGTGCCAATGACGACGATTGATATTTTGAACGATAAAATTAATATGAGCGTGGGAACAACAGCACAGCTTGATGTAAAAACGAGCCCTGCAAATTTGCAAGATGATATAAATTATTATACGTCTAATGCTTATGTTGCAAAGGTTGATGACAATGGCGTTGTAACTGCAGTTACAGAGGGAGAGGCAACTATTACCGCTAGAAGTGCCAGTGATTTATTTGTGATTACTTCGGCTAACATTACAGTGGGAGATGATCGAAATCAACGCAATATAGAGTTTGCTGATGTTGCAAAAGAAAGTACTGTTGCTGTTGGAAATACAATAAATCTTGCGGAGTATGCAGAATTTACAAATGTTACAGCAGGGGAAGTTGAATGGAAATCTTCGAAAAAAGCTATAGCAACGGTTTCGAGTAATGGTGTGGTCACTGCGCATCAACCTGGCAGAGTTAATATTGTAATAAAAGATAAGAATGGATATGCAACGGATTCTATTAATTTAGTAGTAAAATAGGTCAATTTTAAAGTTTCTGGGTGGATTAACTGCTCAGAAACTTTTTTAGTGAAATTTATTTTTAAAAAGCCTTGCAGAATATACTTTGGTAAATTATACTAATATTTGCAGGTTAATAAATGTGTTAGATACAAATGTTAATACTTAATCAATCAAAAAGGAGTTTGAACAATGGCAAAGAAGCTTTATACAATAAATACAGTGAACAATTTTATGGATATTATTTATACACCTCATATAAAAAAATATGCTGATGAAGTGGGAAATCTCACAGTTTATAATATAATGGATGATAGTTTGTTACGTTCAACATTGGATGATGGTGGTGTATCTCCCGCAACCGCATCGAGAATGTTCAATTACGCTAAGGCGGCAGAAGAGTCTGGTGCGGATGGAATCATTGTTACTTGCACTTCTGTCAATCTGGCTACTAAATGGATTCGACCATTTTTAAATATTCCAATTATAAATATCGAAGAACCAGTTGCAGAAATGGCTGTAGCAGCAGGGAAGAAAATTGGTATCATTGCAACATTGCCTACAAGTCCAGCAGCAATTGAGAGAGTGATTCGTGAAAAAGCAGCTGAGCTGGGTAAAGAGGTAGAAATTGTCATTCGCGTTGCAGATGGTGCCTTCGACGTGCTTTGTGCAGGGGATAGACCTCGCCATGATGCAATGATTAGAGAGCATTTATATAGTTTGGCAGATGAAGTTGATTGTATAGCTTGTGCTCAAATTTCAATGAGTCTTCTTGAGCATGATGAACTGAAAGTGCCTATTTTTAAAATTGGTCGCTCTGGAATGGAAAGAATTGATGAATTGATGAACAAACAATAGAAAAGGAAATATGGTAACAATGGCAGATAAACAATTAGTTGCAAGGTTAAAAGCGCAGGCAAAAACTGTTCGATTAACTTTGTTAGAAATGATTTATAAAGCACAATCTGGACATCCAGGAGGAAGTCTTTCGGCTACTGAATTTATGACAGCATTATATTTTAATGAATTAAAAGTAGATCCCCAAAATCCAAAGTGGGAAGATAGAGATCGTTTTGTGTTGTCAAAAGGACATGTATGCCCAGTGTTATACACTTGTTTAGGTCTGAGAGGATATTTTGATACAGAGATCTTAGGGACTTTACGAAAAGAAGGATCAATTTTGCAAGGACATCCAGATATGAAACGTTGCCCAGGTATCGATATTTCGACTGGTTCATTGGGGCAAGGGATTTCTGTTGCAGTTGGAATGGCTATTGCAGGAAAACGTGATGCAAAAAATTATAGAGTATTCACATTATTAGGTGATGGAGAGACTAACGAAGGGCAGGTTTGGGAGGCAGCACAGACTG is a genomic window of Candidatus Epulonipiscium viviparus containing:
- a CDS encoding O-methyltransferase, translating into MFNEIAHDYITQYIRALGSVRTGVMLEIEQEIAMENAGYPIIKPEVASLITVLLAMQKPENVLEIGTNVGYSAIHMAKSCAAKIKTIERNEKVAAIAINNIKKEGLQDRIFVIEGDALDILQTVQTAKYDVVFMDCAKGQYINLLENSIRILKTGGILIADNVLHDGVVAKSRYNIDKKNRTIQRRLKEFLWAITHNENLISSVIPIGDGVSISYKK
- a CDS encoding winged helix-turn-helix transcriptional regulator, which encodes MELTLDIIGGKWKPLIIFHIGNNQKLRYGELKRLVLDISK
- a CDS encoding peptidase U32 family protein, whose amino-acid sequence is MIELLAPAGSMETLIAAVEYGADAIYMGGGSYGLRAKAKNFTSEEMVTAIEYAHARGVKVYITANIFAHNSDFAHLEDFFKFIERAGADAIIVADPGVFSVAKKTVPNLEIHISTQANNTNYHSANFWIEQGASRIVVARELSFTEIREIYEYIPKDIPIEAFVHGAMCMAYSGRCLLSNYLAKRDANHGECAQPCRWNYNVVEEKRPNEYMPVEEDERGTYIYNSRDLCMIEYLPELVAAGIQSFKIEGRMKTPLYVATVTKAYREAIDTYLKSPEEYEKKKAYFLEEVGKASHREFTTGFYHHKTTENDQTYTHNSYVRNYEFSGILVDFDKENKIATIEQRRKFSIGDTLEILLPNEPFRTFTIDTMTDEDGVVVESAPHPQQHIKVKLDFDITAPAIFRKLDTIEYK
- a CDS encoding aspartate/glutamate racemase family protein, whose protein sequence is MAKKLYTINTVNNFMDIIYTPHIKKYADEVGNLTVYNIMDDSLLRSTLDDGGVSPATASRMFNYAKAAEESGADGIIVTCTSVNLATKWIRPFLNIPIINIEEPVAEMAVAAGKKIGIIATLPTSPAAIERVIREKAAELGKEVEIVIRVADGAFDVLCAGDRPRHDAMIREHLYSLADEVDCIACAQISMSLLEHDELKVPIFKIGRSGMERIDELMNKQ
- a CDS encoding transketolase produces the protein MADKQLVARLKAQAKTVRLTLLEMIYKAQSGHPGGSLSATEFMTALYFNELKVDPQNPKWEDRDRFVLSKGHVCPVLYTCLGLRGYFDTEILGTLRKEGSILQGHPDMKRCPGIDISTGSLGQGISVAVGMAIAGKRDAKNYRVFTLLGDGETNEGQVWEAAQTAAKYQLDNLVVIVDNNNLQNDDSCDVVMPTLDLAKKFEAFGFETFAIDGHDMNAVLDAFAAARNKNGKPKCIVGKTVKGKGVSYMENVVIWHGMAPNDDEYAKAIKDIEEGVF
- a CDS encoding cysteine desulfurase family protein, producing the protein MTTYNIKRNETMEIYLDNAATTKPIQESIDRMVYVLEKVFGNPSSLHQKGIDAEKIIKAAAEFFAGKLACNKEEIIFTSGGTESNNLAILGVANAYKRYGNKIITTNIEHSSVKETMKFLSKNGFEIYTLKVDNRGYVDLDELTAAIDENTILVSIMHVNNEIGTVQDIAAIGSLIKRLNKNTFFHVDAVQGFAKYPISVKQAKIDLLSVSAHKFYAPKGVGFLYKGANVRVKNIIFGGGQQNNLRSGTENVAGIAAMQISAEIMFKKYKDCQDSMSENKKYFATKILETIENTKVNGDLENGAFHILNVTFGGVKAEVLLHALEAEGIFVSSGSACSSNSVKKETTLTAIGEKEGAIRFSFGVDTLREDLEYVLKVLQKQVKILKRN
- a CDS encoding Ig-like domain-containing protein, whose product is MNFKKYFKVFGVMAMTVMTASTNAIELKPEATDAEVAAHSFKLISFEAGEPELKITTSKGAAGNVSYEFSDEYVTEGDVSLKVRYEEGSSANVAIARADGTTWDFSDDRMILAYDVTNPSDVSGRLVTTFKYNGGSISYQNYVPANATRTVYCVLNEDQYNIGADTLPSPVGDDGIVIAKGWGGSNFDPSSISSISLRYSLDDVGYYIFDNFRVVKNPLLNPSITYANIVDEFGQYTRAEWDNKIHSEEELLAAAEAERIQNDIWIAESLARTDRSQYGGYKNEDLRQEATGHFYTTKIDDKWTLIDPDGYPFFSTGFGIVRKNGMDTWVSGREYMYDLPEKTSKLGDHYSRLNNTIQPPAGFKSGEGYNHYGANLERKFGDDWLKEWANDAVRRFEAWGITSIGAWAEPSLFFGKGSEHKTPYTAFTWTTNSANGTHVRLYDTVPDAFDPEFAKSARKSIIDQAVKYGIDEDPYCFGLYVDNEYKWGNNMSNNPLVNAIFDDDVANAKSYAKRHFVEVLEEKYGTISALNVAWGSKLASFEELGKPYKGKIAAEDAGMIVGLLADKYYSVIDEILNELLPGTMYLGSRNTEFGTPIEVVKAATKYVDILSFNNYNPDVIRENFKTEEYDMPMMIGEFNFSSQDAGVFGMNGTTVQTQEERAKSYIKYVESALTSGDFVGVHWFQYYDKPILGRSWDGENTSTGFVNGTDQPYEKLVEASRYLYDTMYETMFNHVPMTTIDILNDKINMSVGTTAQLDVKTSPANLQDDINYYTSNAYVAKVDDNGVVTAVTEGEATITARSASDLFVITSANITVGDDRNQRNIEFADVAKESTVAVGNTINLAEYAEFTNVTAGEVEWKSSKKAIATVSSNGVVTAHQPGRVNIVIKDKNGYATDSINLVVK
- the thiI gene encoding tRNA uracil 4-sulfurtransferase ThiI, yielding MKNVFLIKYGELAIKGKNRYMFENRLLETVRKNLKVLGEFSVKKEQGRLVAIPNDDDTVDVAMVIEKLQRIFGIIGICYGIRKDELTMEAIKELALSHMKKICDEQGFVTFKVETKRADKRFQLKSMEVSAAIGEFLLNELGDRVKVNVRNPQILLMVEIRNGVYVYSATSPGVGGMPYGTNGKATLLLSGGIDSPVAGWMIAKRGVEINAVYFHSPPYTSERAKDKVIELAKKLAIYTGGIRVHVINFTQIQLAIQEQCPINQLTIIMRRIMMEVAQRIADKTGSQALITGESIGQVASQTLHSLVVTNAAADRPVFRPLIGFDKQEIIKIAERIDTFNTSILPYEDCCTIFVPEHPETKPKLEYIMKSETKLINIEEMITQSVESVEIIDV